TCCAGTCAACTTAGCTCCATGCCACCGTTTCCAGGCCCTTTCTTGACCCCCTCTCCCCACATGTTATGCTTTTGAGAGGCATCCTCTGGACAGTGGGGAATGGCCCTTGTGAAGGGTGAGGGGCCCTATCGCTGTTTAGGCAGCGgcttaggaaactgaggccctggatGTTTGGTCTCCACAGGTACCCCAGGCATGTGCCCTCACCCAGGCTTGATGGTCCCTGGTGCACAGCAGACGCATGCGCACGCTGAAGCATCCTCCCCTCAGCTTTAATTGCTGCTGCCTccgttctttttctttttcattgagtttatttattgtggcaaaatataaCACAGCATTtatgcttttcttcttcttacGTAACCTCGAATTTTACCTACGAGTTTATTGGAGAATTAGCAACACATACATCATTTTAGGGAGTGGAAAACCAGGCGAGTGTGTCAGAAGACACGCTGTAATGTAGTGAAGACCGAGCGCGTGGAGACTGGCTTCCCCGCAACGCGTTCTTCCCGGTGGAAATAAATTACTTGTATAAATAGCCTTTTGCTGTCTGTGATGCAGTCATAACAAACAGCGTTTTTACATATAGCACTTTAATGCTAGTACCGGAAATGTCTTTTCCtggcattttttccccccagtaatTGTTCTTTACTTGGAAATACATAGTAGACATaatagaaaaacaattaaaaataagaaaagtatttttaaagagagtTCCTCTAAGATGCTAACACTTAAAAGTTACCTTTCGGTCCTGTGCATTTCATTTGACATTTTGCATCAGGTCCTAAAGTGTGAGTCATTCAAATATTTTACAGCCAGAAGTAGAAGCACCTTTTAACATTTATGCTTAATATTTACAAAACTGGGTTGAGTtgcagttttatcttttttttttcccccctattttgTGAAGAAGACAACTGAGTTGTCAAAATTGACCAGACGAGAAAAGTGAGGGCCAGGTGGGGGTTTGCTGCTGTCTTGCCTACATTGCAAGTCGTCTTGTGGctgcagctctggctgcctgggaGTGGCTCTAAGACACTCGAGTTCTCTTCCGGAGCGTGAACACTCTGGCTGTGTCACTGGGCTTCGCCTTCTTGGATCCATGCtggcccttccccacctccctgggGCTCGTCCTCTTTTGCCCTTTGGGTCTGAGGTCACACTGAGCCTCCTGGCTCTCTGGGGCCCTGGGGGTGGGTGCATCTGGCCGGCAGGTGGGCTCCTGGGCCGCGGGCTCGACATTCCCCGGGCTGTAGGCTGCCAGTTGGCAGAGGGCCACGGCCGCCGTCTGCTTCTGCTCATCGCTGTCAGCTGCACGTATATCCTGGGCCTTCCCAGTGGGGCTGGGCACCGGGGCCTCCACAGAGCTGGGGTCAGGCCCGTCCCCAGAACTTGCAGGTTCCCTCTGCTGAGttggagaggggctgggggcagcggCGGGCTCGGCCCCTCGAGGCGGGCTGCACACAGAGGGCCTTGAGGTCAGGGCATTGCAGGGGTCCTTCACTGAGAGGTTGAGGGGCGCGTCCTGTGGCTCCACGAATCCTCCATGGGCAGGGCTGCACGTGGCAGCCGGCTCAGCCTCTGGTTTCGTGGACAGGTTCAGCGGGGCCGCCCTGGAGCCGTCCTCCGGGCTGGAGGGGGCGGCCTCCAGGCTCCCCAGCTGAGTTGGAGCGTCTGTGCTCAAGGCCTCGAGGCTGGAAGAGACACAGAGGGCGTCACAGGGACCTTGCTAAGGGACCCTGCCCACAGGGAGTTTGGGCAACTGCCATCCCCTCTGACTGAGCccaaccagagacattacttcagaGGTTTGGAAAATGAACTTGCTTACCTTTTTGGAGATGCCGCTCTGTTTTCTGGGTCCTGGGAATGTGGGTGCTCTGTGTTCTTCTTGATGGGCTTGAAGGCTGCGAGGCCCTGTTCAGGTGGTGGGATCCTTCCTGGGGCACCGGACGCGGGCGCATCTGAGAGGCCGCACAGGCCAGTGCATGGCTGGCTTGTCTGTGTGAAGTTGGTGGGACTCGGCCTTCCCGGGGAGCCTGTGGCCGCGCTGCCCGCGCGTGGGCTCATTTTGGTCCCTTCCGTGTCCCTTTGCCCATCTTTGGAAGGTTCTTTAGCCTCGGGAGTTGGACTCTGCTTCTCCAACTCTGTGTGTTTTTTGTGGGAGTTGGAGGAGTTTAACTTGGAGGGACTCAAGGCCTGGTAACCCAGGGCAGCTTCTTCCAGTAGATGTGAGCTTTGGTCCCGTGAAATGCCAGCCACGGGTGGGAGTCTGAGGCCGTAGGAGGAGAAGGCAGACTCGGGTCTGTAAAATCCGTAAGGAATTGGCAGGCTGGAGTGATACTGCTGGAAGAATCTGTAATGGTCGTATGTGGATGGAGCCGGGTTCAGGTGCTTAGGGATGGGCCCTGGGTGAGGCAGGAAGTGTCTTTGGTCTTGAGCCCCATAGACAGACAGCAGGGGGCTGTCACACTCGGGCGAGTTCCCTGCGAGTAGGTAGGGTGAGTAGATGGTGGCCAGTCCGTGCTCCGTGTAAAAATGAGGTGGGTACTCCGTGATGCTGGGGTGCACATACGGGGAAGCGGCTCCAAAGCCCTTTGTGGATGGGATTTTATGTGGGAACTCGGGTGTGAGGAAAGGTGAGCCAGCTCTCCAGGGGTAGCCGGGGGCGTGGAAGGCAGACTTGGTGTGGAAGGAGGAGGCTTTGGCAGGGGCGTGGGTCAGGGCCAGCGCTTCGGGAGTTTCCATGAGCTCCTGCCCTTTGAGTCTGTGCTCCCCCACTGGAACGAATGCTGAAGGCCGGACAGCTCCTTCCAGAACAGGCTGGGTGCCCACGGCAGCTTCTGGGGCTGGGCTTGGGGGCGCTGCTTCCTTGTGGGGAGTGGGCTTCTGTCCGAGGCACCTGTGGGGCCCGCGTGCGTGCAGGTCCAGGTTTTCCTTGATGTCGTCCTTGGCGAGGCCGTGTTGGAGCTTGGCATCCAGGTGTGAGAGCCCGCTTGGGACCGGCTTGGAAGAGGTGGGCTTCACCACAGGGTCGGGCTGATTGGTTTGCTTAGGGTCCGAAGAGTTTGGTTTGGAGCACTTGGGAACGC
This portion of the Bubalus bubalis isolate 160015118507 breed Murrah chromosome 3, NDDB_SH_1, whole genome shotgun sequence genome encodes:
- the ZNF750 gene encoding zinc finger protein 750 — encoded protein: MSLLKERKPKKPHYIPRPPGKPFKYKCFQCPFTCNEKSHLFNHMKYGLCKNSITLVSEQDRVPKCSKPNSSDPKQTNQPDPVVKPTSSKPVPSGLSHLDAKLQHGLAKDDIKENLDLHARGPHRCLGQKPTPHKEAAPPSPAPEAAVGTQPVLEGAVRPSAFVPVGEHRLKGQELMETPEALALTHAPAKASSFHTKSAFHAPGYPWRAGSPFLTPEFPHKIPSTKGFGAASPYVHPSITEYPPHFYTEHGLATIYSPYLLAGNSPECDSPLLSVYGAQDQRHFLPHPGPIPKHLNPAPSTYDHYRFFQQYHSSLPIPYGFYRPESAFSSYGLRLPPVAGISRDQSSHLLEEAALGYQALSPSKLNSSNSHKKHTELEKQSPTPEAKEPSKDGQRDTEGTKMSPRAGSAATGSPGRPSPTNFTQTSQPCTGLCGLSDAPASGAPGRIPPPEQGLAAFKPIKKNTEHPHSQDPENRAASPKSLEALSTDAPTQLGSLEAAPSSPEDGSRAAPLNLSTKPEAEPAATCSPAHGGFVEPQDAPLNLSVKDPCNALTSRPSVCSPPRGAEPAAAPSPSPTQQREPASSGDGPDPSSVEAPVPSPTGKAQDIRAADSDEQKQTAAVALCQLAAYSPGNVEPAAQEPTCRPDAPTPRAPESQEAQCDLRPKGQKRTSPREVGKGQHGSKKAKPSDTARVFTLRKRTRVS